Proteins found in one Populus alba chromosome 14, ASM523922v2, whole genome shotgun sequence genomic segment:
- the LOC118034157 gene encoding allene oxide synthase 1, chloroplastic — protein sequence MASSSLAFPTLQPQFQSLKNKSTSKPSTRRLSFRTIRASVSEKPSVSAPGVTVPPPENTKLPIRKIPGDYGLPLVGPFKDRMDYFYNQGRENFFKSKVLKYGSTVFRANMGPGPFIAPNPQVVVLLDGKSFPVLFDVTKVEKKDLFTGTYMPSTELTGGYRILSYLDPSEPMHAKLKKFMFYLLKSRRDHVIPEFKASYTELFTSLEKDLALKGKANFVAANDQAAFNFLARAWFGTEPAQTSLGLDGPGLVSKWVLFNLGPVLSLGLPKYLEDLTIHSFRLPPALIKKNYQRLYDFFYASSSFLLDEAENLGISREEACHNLLFATCFNSFGGMKILFPNMMKWLGRAGAKLHAQLAEEIRSVVQSNGGNVTMRGMEQMPLMKSAVYEALRIEPPVPLQYGKAKRDLIIESHDAAFEVKEGELLFGFQPFATKDPKIFTRAEEFVADRFIGEGEELLKHVLWSNGPETEKPTLGNKQCAGKDFVVLVARLLVVEFFLRYDSFEIEVGKSSLGAAVTVTSLKRARS from the coding sequence ATGGCTTCATCTTCTCTAGCTTTTCCAACCCTTCAACCCCAATTCCAgtctctaaaaaacaaatctaccTCCAAGCCCTCGACTCGTAGACTGTCCTTCCGTACCATCAGAGCATCAGTATCAGAAAAACCATCAGTTTCGGCTCCAGGTGTTACTGTTCCACCACCTGAAAACACCAAACTCCCGATCCGTAAAATCCCTGGTGATTATGGCCTTCCTCTTGTCGGTCCCTTTAAAGATCGTAtggattatttttataaccAGGGCAGAGAAAATTTCTTCAAATCCAAAGTTCTGAAATATGGATCAACGGTGTTTAGAGCCAACATGGGACCGGGTCCTTTTATTGCTCCAAATCCACAGGTTGTGGTCTTACTTGACGGCAAGAGCTTTCCGGTTCTATTTGACGTGACAAAAGTTGAAAAGAAAGACCTTTTTACAGGCACTTACATGCCTTCAACAGAACTCACTGGTGGCTATCGAATTCTGTCCTATCTCGATCCATCCGAGCCAATGCacgccaaattgaagaaattcatgttctATCTCCTCAAGTCACGCCGTGATCACGTAATCCCTGAATTCAAAGCCAGTTACACGGAACTCTTTACGAGTCTCGAAAAAGATTTGGCTCTCAAAGGGAAAGCTAATTTCGTTGCTGCTAATGATCAAGCAGCTTTTAACTTCTTGGCTCGGGCTTGGTTTGGTACTGAACCGGCACAGACCAGTCTTGGCCTTGACGGACCTGGTCTAGTTTCAAAATGGGTGCTCTTTAACCTTGGTCCTGTCCTTTCTCTCGGTCTTCCAAAATATCTCGAAGATCTTACAATCCATTCCTTCCGTCTACCACCAgcactgattaaaaaaaactaccagCGCCTTTACGATTTCTTCTATGCTTCGTCAAGCTTCCTGCTCGATGAAGCAGAGAATTTAGGAATTTCACGAGAGGAGGCATGCCATAATCTTCTCTTCGCCACATGCTTTAACTCGTTTGGTggaatgaagattttatttccAAACATGATGAAATGGCTAGGCCGTGCCGGGGCCAAGCTCCACGCTCAGTTAGCTGAAGAGATCAGATCAGTTGTTCAATCCAACGGTGGGAATGTTACAATGAGGGGTATGGAACAGATGCCGTTGATGAAATCAGCAGTCTATGAAGCACTCCGGATCGAGCCACCAGTCCCTCTACAGTACGGTAAAGCAAAGCGTGATCTGATAATTGAAAGCCATGATGCTGCTTTCGAAGTCAAAGAAGGGGAGCTGTTATTCGGGTTTCAACCATTTGCTACTAAAGACCCGAAAATATTCACTCGGGCTGAAGAGTTTGTTGCTGACAGGTTTATCGGGGAGGGAGAGGAGTTGCTGAAGCATGTGCTGTGGTCTAATGGGCCTGAGACAGAGAAGCCAACGTTGGGAAATAAACAGTGTGCAGGGAAGGATTTTGTCGTGCTCGTGGCTAGGCTGCTTGTCGTGGAATTCTTTTTAAGGTATGATTCTTTTGAGATAGAGGTTGGCAAGTCATCCCTGGGAGCTGCTGTGACGGTCACTTCATTAAAGAGGGCAAGGTCTTAG